Proteins from a genomic interval of Periophthalmus magnuspinnatus isolate fPerMag1 chromosome 11, fPerMag1.2.pri, whole genome shotgun sequence:
- the LOC129456653 gene encoding uncharacterized protein LOC129456653, producing the protein MSRDLGALKPEDARRSATHPVHTLQPPNEQSSRGGKDKHLYRSSTTSAHPHDPRTHRAKTAHTPRLRRRQSARHTSGILIVWSGPRRAPWHCDSVPSWTPTLWIVPRCRLFRSAAVAPVLRLCSSLLLRRRSDSGKDFLRLTWNLPPSEPHRPQHNWKNWNVTFSFGFWDHFLRWKLRFSGIIFGMRKNPIPLQMKRFERRVL; encoded by the exons ATGAGCCGTGATCTTGGAGCTCTAAAGCCTGAAGACGCGCGGAGGAGCGCCACACACCCCGTACACACACTCC AGCCGCCAAACGAGCAAAGCAGCCGCGGAGGAAAGGACAAGCATCTGTACCGCTCCTCCACCACGTCAGCACACCCGCACGACCCGCGCACACACCGCGCAAAGACCGCGCACACGCCGCGCTTACGCCGCCGTCAGTCTGCGCGACACACATCGGGGATTTTAATCGTGTGGAGCGGACCGAGGCGCGCTCCGTGGCACTGCGACAGTGTGCCCTCCTGGACACCGACTCTGTGGATTGTACCGCGGTGTCGCCTCTTCAGATCCGCGGCTGTGGCTCCGGTACTGCGGCTCTGCTCGTCGCTTCTGTTGCGTCGCCGCTCGGACTCCGGAAAAG ATTTCCTTCGACTAACCTGGAATCTTCCCCCTAGCGAGCCTCATCGACCTCAGCACAACTGGAAGAACTGGAATGTAACCTTCAGTTTTGGATTTTGGGATCATTTTCTGAGATGGAAACTGCGATTTTCTGGGATCATTTTTGGAATGCGAAAGAATCCCATACCTCTTCAGATGAAGCGCTTTGAGAGAAGAgtcctttaa